The following coding sequences lie in one Ostrea edulis chromosome 8, xbOstEdul1.1, whole genome shotgun sequence genomic window:
- the LOC125661298 gene encoding probable ATP-dependent DNA helicase RecS, protein MTTNEIQHSKNLFGCSCKMATIDTAIASALQQFNLTCLKEEQKQILQAILSGEDCVAVLPTGYGKSLPYQLYIPVLKCIVCDNTASKKPVVLVCCPLVALMEDQVRRLREIPSVNAELIGGEADEVIRNGEADIIFGSPEMIIGSKHWREELEKFNVKLIVVDEFHTVATWGAVGQEEEKAFRKWFRCIGELRSLFPSAVMLALSATCTKKMLNKVTDALLMTGCKHFITRNPNKENIKYIVRKIENDIQSSMFWLIESIEKYKDRFPRKSTIMWWRRFLYVNPL, encoded by the exons ATGACAACCAATGAGATTCAACATAGCAAAAACCTTTTCGGCTGTTCATGTAAAATGGCGACGATTGATACGGCAATAGCATCTGCGCttcaacaattcaatttaacGTGTTTAAAGGAAGAACAAAAACAGATTCTTCAAGCCATTCTGTCAGGAGAGGATTGTGTTGCTGTACTACCAACAGGATATGGAAAATCCCTACCATATCAACTTTATATTCCGGTTTTAAAATGTATAGTATGCGACAACACTGCATCGAAGAAGCCAGTTGTTTTGGTTTGCTGTCCACTTGTGGCACTCATGGAAGACCAAGTACGGCGTTTACGAGAGATACCATCTGTAAATGCCGAGTTAATAG GTGGAGAAGCAGATGAAGTGATAAGAAATGGTGAGGCAGATATAATTTTTGGCTCTCCAGAAATGATTATTGGAAGTAAACACTGGCGGGAAGAGTTAGAGAAATTCAACGTAAAGCTTATTGTGGTTGATGAGTTCCATACAGTTGCCACTTG GGGTGCAGTCGGACAAGAGGAGGAAAAGGCTTTTAGAAAATGGTTCAGATGTATAGGAGAACTGAGATCTTTATTTCCATCAGCAGTTATGCTAGCTTTGAGTGCAACATGTACcaaaaaaatgttaaacaaaGTTACAGATGCTTTATTGATGACAGGAtgtaaacatttcatcacaaGGAAtccaaataaagaaaatattaagtATATTGTAAGGAAAATAGAAAATGATATTCAGTCATCAATGTTTTGGTTGATTGAATCCATAGAAAAATACAAGGACAGATTTCCACGCAAATCTACAATTATGTGGTGGAGGAGGTTCCTATATGTAAACCCTTTGTAG